The proteins below come from a single Triticum aestivum cultivar Chinese Spring chromosome 5D, IWGSC CS RefSeq v2.1, whole genome shotgun sequence genomic window:
- the LOC123122429 gene encoding pentatricopeptide repeat-containing protein At1g20300, mitochondrial, which translates to MALLLKRNHHLSTTSRLLLRRLCATDPTTEPAPDSPPPPAPDSPPPMTPAEAKLLDSLHAAILDHSRAHPSTALPASPPFEPLPALSSTLAGLLPSPPAPHLALQLLGRLLALRRGVPFPEALTFFHHVLPSLPADSLPALYAAMIDLLAKHHHFPLARHLLDEMRERSIPVSSQVILAIIRRYVRAGMSAEASELFRRMEEYGAGVPDPAVLASLLGALSKKRLASEAQALFDSYKSVFPPDVVLYTTLVHAWCRAGCLDKAEQVFAEMQQAGIMPNVYTYTSVIDAMYRAGQVPRAQELLCQMIDTGCPPNTATFNAIMRAHVKAGRSEQVLQVHNQMRQLGCDPDIITYNFLMETHCGKGQSNLDAAMKVLAKMIAKGCIPDCHTFNPMLKLVLGTGNVEAARKLYERMQELQCKPNVVTYNLLMKLFNKEKSMDMVLRIKKDMDAQGVEPNVNTYGALIESFCGRGNWRRAHATLREMVEEKSLKPTKPVYDMVLMLLRKAGQLRKHEELVESMADRGFIKRPSEDALWKAVAAS; encoded by the coding sequence ATGGCTCTCCTCCTCAAGCGCAACCACCACCTCTCCACCACttcccgcctccttctccgccgccTATGCGCCACCGACCCCACCACAGAGCCGGCGCCCgactcgccgccgccaccggctcCCGACTCGCCACCGCCCATGACTCCCGCGGAAGCCAAGCTCCTGGACTCGCTCCACGCGGCGATCCTCGACCACAGCCGCGCCCACCCTTCGACCGCGCTCCCCGCCTCGCCGCCATTCGAGCCCCTCCCCGCGCTCTCCTCCaccctcgccggcctcctcccttcCCCGCCCGCGCCGCACCTCGCGCTCCAGCTCCTCGGCCGCCTCCTCGCGCTCCGCCGCGGCGTCCCGTTCCCGGAGGCCCTCACGTTCTTCCACCACGTCCTCCCGTCGCTCCCCGCGGACTCGCTCCCCGCGCTCTACGCCGCTATGATCGACCTGCTCGCGAAGCACCACCACTTCCCGCTCGCtcggcacctgctcgacgaaatgcgcgAGCGCTCCATCCCCGTCTCGTCGCAGGTCATCCTCGCCATAATCCGCCGCTACGTCCGGGCGGGGATGTCTGCCGAGGCCTCCGAGCTGTTCCGTCGCATGGAGGAGTATGGCGCCGGGGTCCCCGACCCTGCGGTGCTCGCGTCTCTCCTTGGCGCACTGTCCAAGAAGCGCCTCGCCAGTGAGGCCCAGGCCCTGTTCGACAGCTACAAGTCGGTATTTCCTCCTGATGTAGTGCTCTACACGACCCTGGTGCATGCCTGGTGTCGGGCCGGGTGTCTCGACAAGGCAGAGCAGGTGTTCGCTGAGATGCAGCAGGCGGGGATCATGCCGAACGTGTACACCTACACTTCTGTGATTGATGCCATGTACCGCGCGGGGCAGGTGCCCCGTGCGCAGGAGCTCCTCTGCCAGATGATTGACACCGGGTGTCCGCCAAACACTGCGACCTTCAACGCCATCATGCGGGCTCATGTCAAGGCCGGGCGTTCTGAGCAGGTGCTGCAGGTGCACAACCAGATGCGGCAGCTTGGTTGTGATCCGGACATTATCACATACAATTTCTTGATGGAGACACATTGCGGGAAGGGGCAGAGCAACCTTGACGCAGCGATGAAAGTGCTCGCCAAGATGATTGCCAAGGGGTGTATTCCTGACTGCCACACGTTCAATCCCATGTTGAAGCTGGTCCTGGGGACCGGCAATGTAGAAGCTGCACGGAAGCTGTACGAACGGATGCAGGAGCTGCAGTGCAAGCCGAATGTGGTGACTTATAATTTGCTTATGAAGTTGTTCAATAAGGAGAAGTCGATGGACATGGTGCTGAGGATAAAGAAGGACATGGATGCACAAGGTGTGGAGCCAAATGTGAACACCTATGGAGCTCTAATCGAGTCATTCTGTGGGAGGGGAAACTGGAGGCGCGCTCATGCGACGCTGAGGGAAATGGTCGAGGAGAAATCCCTGAAACCCACGAAACCAGTGTATGATATGGTGCTGATGCTGCTGAGGAAGGCCGGACAGCTCAGGAAGCATGAAGAGCTTGTGGAATCAATGGCTGACCGGGGCTTCATCAAGCGCCCATCAGAGGATGCCTTGTGGAAGGCAGTAGCTGCTTCCTAA